A section of the Triticum dicoccoides isolate Atlit2015 ecotype Zavitan chromosome 7A, WEW_v2.0, whole genome shotgun sequence genome encodes:
- the LOC119333835 gene encoding B3 domain-containing protein Os06g0107800-like, protein MALTAALGRRGAEQDRDGGGSNGGNGNGGGEARMIMREHMFDKVVTPSDVGKLNRLVVPKHFAERHLLPRVPGGAAGAACPGAVLRFEDGRGGGKAWAFRFSYWSSSQSYVITKGWSAFVRDRRLAAGDTVSFCRAGARLFIDCRRRGAGVVSAPTTSLLVPVALPQQATSDEDMAPRGRRLRLFGVDLELAGAE, encoded by the coding sequence ATGGCGTTGACGGCCGCGCTGGGGAGACGGGGAGCGGAGCAAGATCGGGACGGCGGCGGCAGCAATGGTGGCAATGGAaatggcggcggcgaggcgaggatGATCATGCGGGAGCACATGTTCGACAAGGTGGTGACACCGAGCGACGTGGGCAAGCTGAACCGGCTGGTGGTGCCAAAGCACTTCGCGGAGCGGCACCTCCTCCCGCGGGTTCCCGGCGGCGCGGCGGGGGCGGCCTGCCCCGGAGCCGTGCTGCGGTTCGAGGACGGCCGCGGCGGCGGGAAGGCGTGGGCGTTCCGCTTCTCCTACTGGAGCAGCAGCCAGAGCTACGTCATCACGAAAGGGTGGAGCGCCTTCGTCCGcgatcgccgcctcgccgccggcgacaCCGTCTCCTTCTGCCGCGCCGGCGCGCGCCTCTTCATCGACTGCCGGAGGCGTGGCGCCGGGGTCGTCTCGGCGCCGACGACAAGCCTCCTCGTGCCAGTGGCGCTTCCGCAGCAGGCGACGTCGGATGAAGACATGGCACCGCGCGGGCGGCGCCTCCGGCTGTTCGGCGTGGACCTCGAGCTCGCCGGTGCAGAATGA